From the Paraflavitalea soli genome, the window AAGAGACCTTTCACCAGGCGTTTTAATGAAAAGCCATGGGCCAGATCGCGCGACGAATAGGCCGGAATAGTGAGGAGGTTATAATACCATATGAAGACGGCAAACAAAAAAGTAACTGATGAATCGACAATCGCCTCATAAAGATTGAAATGGTGTTCGGCAATTTTAGGCACGGAAGTCAGTATGCCCAGGAACAGAGAGCTTAGCCAGATGATCTTATGCGGAACTTTGAATGGTTTCTTATTCATCGCGGGGTCAAATATAGTATTTTACCAATGCTCCTTTCCGGAGTTGCTTTATGGTGCTTGAAAATTAAGCCTGGCAGCTGCCGTGATCTTTCCATTGGATTGTTGCTGTACAAATCCCACCAGTTCCCAGCCTTTCGCGGTAAAATCTTTGGGGAGATGGAGGGTAATATCTTTTTTAGCATCACTATTGAGTGAAACCTGGCGCAATTGCCTTACGATTTGTACGTGTGACAGTTGACTACCTGCATTTTCACCGGCTTTTACACTGCTTTGTGCCGATTGCTGTACCAGGGCCAGGATGAGCGCTGTATTTTCCTGCTTACCCGTTGCCTGGTATTCAATATGCGCCTTGCCGTTCTCTATTGTTCCATGCAGCGTTAATGCACTGATCGATGGTTGTTCGAGTGCGGTGGAAATAGCTGGTAGTATGGAACCCTGATCGGAACCCACATACTCTGCTTTTCCGTTTACTACGATCTGCGGGGTGTAGATGGATGGAATGTTGAGCCAACTGGCATATTGACGTTGCCTGTTGGAATATTCCCGGTCGCTGAAGCGGTCTTTCCAGCCCTGGTGATTCCAGTAGTCTACGTGGTAGGCCAGTATATAGATCTGGCTGTTGAAGTTGTCCTGTTGTATCTTTTCTACCAGTGCATCTGCAGGAGGACAACTGGAGCAGCCTTCTGAAGTAAATAGCTCGACTACGGCGAAGCCTTTATTACTGGCTGATGCTTTCAATGGTTTGACAGTGGTTTCCTGCTCGCAATTGCTGAATGCAGCAGATATAAGGAGTACGCCGGCTAAGCTGGCGGTCATAAAAAACAGGTTGATGCGTTTCATTTGTTATGTATTTAAATTTCTTTTGTAAAAGTAATCCAGGCAGGAGGCCATTGCCAACCACAATAAAGGCAGGTGGACGATGTAGAGGCTGAGTTAGACATTCCGGGGGCTGAAAATGCAGGGCGTTGGTGGAGGCCGGCAATTGAATGTACGCTACGGGCCTGGGGTAAGCATTATTGGTCCTAACAGGCTATATTTGACGCGTAATACGAAAACAAGATGTCATTGTTTCAGAAGATCTTACGACGAATAGAAGTTACTCTGTTGTACTTTTTAGGGAAGGCCCGGGGTGTGTTTGCGCCCGGCAGGTTTGGCATCAAGCGGGGATACCGTCACCGTAAAGAGGAGGTGTTTTGGGATGATACGCAGCACACCGATGAATGCCAGAAAGAGGTTTATGAACTAGCCCGCTTTTACCTGGATAAGTATGGTTACAGGCAGGTATTGGACATTGGCTGTGGCTCCGGATATAAATTAATGCAGCAATTTGCTGATTATCCTACTGTAGGAGTGGAGGTGGGTACTACCTATGCATTCCTGCAACAAAAATATCCGGATCGTATATGGGTCAATGCAGCGCAGCCAGACCAGATACCCCGGCAAACTGACCTGATCATCTGCTCCGATGTTATCGAGCACGTAGTGAATCCTGATGAACTGCTGCAACTGATCAACAAGATCGACTTCAAGTTATTGTTCCTGAGTACACCCGACAGGGATCTTGTGCGGGGCTGGTATAGTTACGGACCTGCGGAAAACAAATGTCATATCAGGGAATGGAATACCAAAGAATTCCGTCGTTATGTAGGTGCACACTTCAACATTATATCCCACCAGATAACGCATATCGAAGATGCTACGCAATTGTTGATCTGTAAGAAGAAGTAGGTCGGAAAGACGGCGGGTCGGTAAGTCTGGAAGACCGGAAGTCGGAAAGCCAGGGAGCAAAATAGTACGCCAATGATGTATTACTTTACCGACTTCCGGACCTGCTGACTTTCGGACTTTCTTACCAAACCTTGAATATCTCCCTTGAGCCAGTAAGGTACATATCCGTATAGTTGGCCATTTTTTCCATCATTTTCTTCATCTTCTCGGTATCGGCTTCCATTCTTTTCCAGCTGTCTTCATAATCGGCCAGGTCTTTAAACTGGCTTACAATGATCACCCGGTTGTATTGGCCGGTCATATCCGTCAGGATATGCATCGTTTCTTTGTTGTCGGCCATTACTTCTTTAAACAATTTGGCCAGTTTGGACGCATTGCCTGGTTTGCAAACGAAGATGTCGTGTACAATGATCATAACTATACTTTTAAATGGTGAGTAAATAAAGCCGTGTTGATACTGCAAAGATGAGACCTGAATAGCCACCAGAAGAGGGGTGATTGCGACAGTTTGGATGGGGAAATGAGCCAGTTTTTCCTCAATATGTACTACATAATATCCCGAAATTGACTACTTTGGAGGTTCTAAAACCATGCATGCTATATGAAGATCCTGTTTATCACCACCCTATTAACCTGTTTTGTAAGCCAGTTTTCAAAGGCGCAAACCGATGCCGCCACTGCCAATCCTGATTACCGGCCCGGTGCTTATGCTTTAAAAGCCGCCCAGTTCAGGAGTTATCCCAATTCTGCCAAAGACATTATTTTCCTGGGTAATAGTATAACGGCCGGTACCGACTGGGCTGAGTTGCTGGGGAATCCCAATGCCCGCAACCGCGGTATTTCGGGTGATATTACTTTTGGCATCCTGGCCCGCTTGGATGAAGTGACCGAAGGAAAGCCTGCCAAAGTATTCCTGCTCATCGGCATCAATGATATTCAGCACAATACACCCGATAGCCTCATCATTGCCAATTACAGGAAGATCGTGCAAACGATCAAGTCCGCCTCTCCCCATACAAAGGTCTATGTGCAAACCCTGCTGCCGGTGAACAATACTTTTACCCAATTCAAGAACCATTATAATAAAGATGAGCATATTGCTGCCGTCAATGAAGGGATCAGGAAGATCGCCGCAGAGGAAAAAGTTACGTGCATTGAACTCAACAAAGCCTTCCAGGATGCAGAAGGCAAGCTCGATAAAAAGCTGACCATGGACGGTCTACACCTCAATGCCGAGGGGTATAAGATATGGGCTGGCATTTTGAAACCTTACCTCTAAGTATAAAAAACTGCGTTAGCACACAACCCTTTTTTTCATGGCTGCGTAATGATTGCATACCCCGGAAAACTCCAGGCCGTTTTTCCTCACCTTCAAAATAAGTTCCGTATGCAAAAAATTACCAGACGATTGGGTAGTTCAGGCTATCCATATGCTTTGCTATGTGCAGTACTGATCTTTGTCGCAGGCTGCAAGAAACTTGACGAACTAAAGCAGCTAAAAAACTTTGAGCAGGTAAATCTGGTGGGTAATAACCAGGAGTACAATCCTGCGCACGTTGACCCTACGTTGATCAATGGCTGGGGCATCGCCTTCAGCGCTACAGGCACCCCCTGGGTCAATTCACAGGGCGGGCATGTGAGCGAAGTGTATGACCGGGAAGGCGTGATCGTACGGCCTCCCGTCAATATACCTTCACCGGGCGGCCCTACCGGCGGCAATCCTACAGGCATTGTATTTAATGGGGGAGCGGACTTTGTGTTGTCGAACGGCCAGGCGGCGCGTTTTATCTTTGTAGGGGTAGATGGTATTCTATCTGCCTGGAATGGTGCAGCGGGGAATAATGCATTACTCATTAAAAATGATGCGGCTACCGCTGCTTATACAGGTTTGACGAATGCCCTGATGGATGGAAATAATTACTTGTATGCAGCTGATTTCCGGGCCAATAAAATAGTGGTTTGGGATAAGAATTTTGCCGTTGTGAACATGCCTTTTAAAGACCCTGGCATCCCTTCAGGTTATGCCCCTTTTAACATACAGGCTGTTGGCGAATGGTTATATGTTACCTATGCCAAAGTGGGGCCGCAGGGAAGGTCTGCTGCCGGTCGTGGATTAGGCTTTGTAAGTATTTTCAAAACAAATGGGACACTGGTAAAGCGGTTTGCTTCCAGAGGTGCGCTGAATGCTCCCTGGGGCATAGCCCTGGCATCACCTTCTTTCTTTGATGATATGGATGATGCGGAAGACCAAAAGATGAAAGGCGCCACAGAGGGCAGGAGTGCGATCCTGGTAGGCAATTTCGGCGATGGCTATATCAATGCTTATACCGATGATGGCCAGTTTATCGGAGTGCTGCGTTCAAATGGCAGACCTATCCAGATCGAAGGATTGTGGGCCATTACATTCCCGCCTTCCACTTCCACCATCGATCCCAACAGGCTTTATTTTGCTGCAGGACCGGATGAGGAGATGGGAGGCTTGTTTGGTTATATTAAGAAACAATAGCGCAGAGAATAATACCAGGCCGAAGAGGCTATGTCTTGTTGTTGCTAACACAGGACATAGCCTCTTGTTGTTTGCTTGCCTGGGAAGCAAGTTATATCTTCGCATGGCCATGATATTGACTTACCAATTCAAAAAACACGAAGATGAAATGTACTCATTGGGTATTCGCTATTTGTTTGTTGCTGGCCGGTTATAGTTTGGGTTATGCACAGCAGGCAACGCAACCGGCGCCTTTCAAAATGCGGGAGGGGGTACATAACTTCAGCCTGCAATGGATTGGCTGGGAAAAGCCGGGTAAAGTGCAGATCAGCAAAAAGACCGACAGCACTTATGCTATACAGGGCGAACAAAGGGGCGGGGAGGACGGGACTGATTTTGTGACCATCCACGGAACACTGAAAGTGATCTCTCCGCGTGAACTGTTATTTGAAGGCACTATTCTTACCAAGGTAAAGTACATTTTTGACGGTAAGGTGTGTGACCGTACAGGCACCTATCATTTCCTGGCGAAAGGAACACGCAAATACTGGCGGCTGCAGGAGATGGACAATTGCGCCGGAGCCAGTTCCGCCGTGGATTATGTAGACATATTCTTTTAGCCGGCCTGCACGTTGATAACTGATCTTGCTTATACAAGCCGCCTGTCATTCATGCAGGCGGCTTTTTAATTCGCCTGGTTCCTGATTTTTTCGTATTTTTTATGTCATACCAATTCATTATTTAAACCTTGCCAGGAATGAAAAAGAGATCAATTTCCCGTCGTCAATTTATTGATACTACTGCCAAAGCCTCCCTTGCCTTTACCATTGTACCCCGTCACGTATTGGGCGGCCCCGGATATATTGCGCCCAGTGACAAGCTCAACCTGGCTTATATTGGCTGCGGTACCCAGGGCCTGCGTGAAATGTGCGAGCTGATCACCAATCCTGCCATACAGATCATATCCGTCTGTGATCCCAATAAAATGAGCACAAATTATATTGACTGGTCACCCAATGGCATACGCGATGATATCCGTAAAGTATTGGGTGATGCCAATTGGGGCGCCTCTTACCAGGGTATTCCCGGTGGCCGTGATATTGGCAAAGAACTGGTGGACAGGTACTACAGTAAACAACAAAATAATAGTAATAAGAGCTGTACGTCTTATGCAGACTTCCGGGAGTTGCTGGAAAAGGAAAAGGATATTGATGTGGTGAAGATCATGACCCCCGATCACCTGCATGGTTATATCTCCATAGCAGCTATGAAAAAAGGCAAACAGGTGGTGATCCATAAACCCTTGTCGAACCGCTTGTATGAAGCGAAGCTGGTGATCGATACCGCCCGGCAAACCGGTGTAAGCACACACCTGCTGGCCTGGAGCAAGAAGCCAGGTACAGAGTTGGTAAAACAATGGATCGCTGAAGGGCATATCGGTCAGCTGAAAGAGATCCACAATTGGTCCAACCGCCCGGTATGGCCACAGTGGACATCCAATCCCACCGATACACCACCGGTGCCGGAAGGTTTTGATTGGCCCTTGTGGCTGGGTCCTGTCCCCGACCGGCCTTATCATCCGAATTATACGCACAATGTATTTCGTGGCTGGTACGACTTTGGTGCAGGCAGCATTGCCGATATGGGCCATTATAGTTTATGGCCTTTGTTCCTGACATTAGGTATTAATGCCGCGCCATTTTCGGCAGAAGCATACGGCACTACCACCAGCACCATCGACAACCAGGTATGTCATGGCGTACAAAATGATGTGGCATTTCCTTATTCCAGTATTGTGCGGTTTAAATTTCCCAGGCAGGAATCGTTGCCGCCCTTTGAGCTTTTCTGGTACGATGGAGGCATGCGTCCCCATACGCCTGATGCATTGGGCAATGCCTCGCTGGAGCGGGAAGGGATGCTGTTTGTGGGCGATAAAGGGACCATTGTTGCCGGCTTTCGCTGCGAGAATCCTCGGTTGTTGCCCGATAGTAAAATGGAAGCGGTGATGAAAGGGCAGCCGGTTAAAAAAGAGGTACAGGAGTCTGGCGATCCTTATTGGATCGAAGCATTCAAAAATAAGGTGCAATCGCCCGGCAGCTTTTTATATGCAGGCACTGTAACCGAAACCATTTTGTTGGGCGGTGTAGCCTTGCGGGCAAAAAAAAGGTTGCTGTATGATTCAGCTGCAATGAAGATCACCAATGAGGAGGCCGCCAATAAATATTTTTACCGGGAATACCGGAAGGGGTGGGAGTTATAGGTCCCTTGCTTAGATGAACGATTCATCCTGTACTGCATCCAGGCCTTTCTGGTTGAGTATAGCTGTAAAGCTATCTACTCCTTTTTTGGTATATTGTGAGATAAAGCGCTCCTTGTTGAGTTCAGTAAGGAAACCATCCAATTCGTCTTTCGACAGGTTTAGGTGTTTACCGAGCGCATTAAAGCTGTACCGGGAGGGAGTGCCGGGTGTAGCATCGCCGCTGATAAAAGTTAAAATAGCTATTTTTGATTGATCAGACATGGTAAAATGATTTTCTGTTAAACACTGCCAAAGTGCAAAGATAAGGGATGCGAAAAGATTTCTCACTCCGCTGCGCTTCGTTCGAAATGACACCGTAGGATATTACGTTTCTTCCTTCCTTGTTATTCTACCTTCCTTGTCATTTCAGCCTTTCTTGTCATTTCACCCTTTTTTGTCATTTCGACCGCAGGGAGAAATCTGTTATCGAAGCGAAAGACTAGCAAAGTGAAAGACTAGCGAAGTAAACGACCACCGATTTACAATTGCCGGCACTAAAAAATGCTTGTTTATGAAAGAAAAGATCCAACTGCTCCATCCTCAAGGAAGGAAACTGGCGAGCATCGACAAAGAGAAATACGACGTGATCCGGAAAGCTATCTTACAGGCGTTAAAAAAAGGTCCCTTGCAGCACAAAGCATTACAGGAAGCTGTAGAGGCTGATTTTAAGAAGAACAAGACCAGCTTTGAAGGATCGGTTGGCTGGTATGTGGAATGCGTGAAGCTTGACCTGGAAGCTACCAAAGTGATCGACCGGATCAATGAGAAGCCGCTCCATCAATGGGTACTGAAGGCGCTACGCTAATGTATACCCTGTTTTTTGACAGTGGCCTTATTGGCCCGTTTTAGCTTCGTTCTCTTCCTTATCGACTTTTTCAACCGGCCGGTTTTTCGCTTCAAGTCCTTCTTCATCAATTTCCCGGTCGTCAAGATCATCAGGCACAGCAGCACCGGGATGCACCGGTGTTTCGCTGGCGGTTTGCGACAGGTTATTACTATTTTGGGTAATAAACTCATCCTGGGGCTGGGTTTTAACATCCTTGGGGTCTCTTTTTTGTCCAAATTTGTCGTTGGTATTCATACAATAGGCTTTCCCATTATTGTTACCAAAGCCATGCCACCCGTCCACAATAGAACACCTGTTGAAGTGGTTGCCCGCTGTTTTGTATATTTACCCCCTCATAATGAAAAACTATGCACAAGAACCTTTTTCTTTTTGGTATCAGTTGTATGCTAATGACTGCTCCTGCCAGCTCTAACGCAAATCCATTAGCTACAGGCATGTCTGTATATGTGGCAAATCAGGCCGAACCCAAAGACCTGATCGGACGCTGGGATATCACGATCGACAGGGACGGCAAACCTGCACCTTCCTGGCTGGCTGTAGAGCTCTCCGGCAACCGTACCCTGGTGGGTTATTTTGTAGGTATCAGCGGCAGCGCCCGCCCCGTATCAAAAGTGAATTTTGACAATGGCAAGTTTGGTTTTTCTATTCCTCCACAATGGGAGCGGGGCAACCAGGACCTGGTACTGGAAGGTGAAGTA encodes:
- a CDS encoding DUF1223 domain-containing protein → MKRINLFFMTASLAGVLLISAAFSNCEQETTVKPLKASASNKGFAVVELFTSEGCSSCPPADALVEKIQQDNFNSQIYILAYHVDYWNHQGWKDRFSDREYSNRQRQYASWLNIPSIYTPQIVVNGKAEYVGSDQGSILPAISTALEQPSISALTLHGTIENGKAHIEYQATGKQENTALILALVQQSAQSSVKAGENAGSQLSHVQIVRQLRQVSLNSDAKKDITLHLPKDFTAKGWELVGFVQQQSNGKITAAARLNFQAP
- a CDS encoding class I SAM-dependent methyltransferase, which encodes MSLFQKILRRIEVTLLYFLGKARGVFAPGRFGIKRGYRHRKEEVFWDDTQHTDECQKEVYELARFYLDKYGYRQVLDIGCGSGYKLMQQFADYPTVGVEVGTTYAFLQQKYPDRIWVNAAQPDQIPRQTDLIICSDVIEHVVNPDELLQLINKIDFKLLFLSTPDRDLVRGWYSYGPAENKCHIREWNTKEFRRYVGAHFNIISHQITHIEDATQLLICKKK
- a CDS encoding NIPSNAP family protein yields the protein MIIVHDIFVCKPGNASKLAKLFKEVMADNKETMHILTDMTGQYNRVIIVSQFKDLADYEDSWKRMEADTEKMKKMMEKMANYTDMYLTGSREIFKVW
- a CDS encoding GDSL-type esterase/lipase family protein is translated as MKILFITTLLTCFVSQFSKAQTDAATANPDYRPGAYALKAAQFRSYPNSAKDIIFLGNSITAGTDWAELLGNPNARNRGISGDITFGILARLDEVTEGKPAKVFLLIGINDIQHNTPDSLIIANYRKIVQTIKSASPHTKVYVQTLLPVNNTFTQFKNHYNKDEHIAAVNEGIRKIAAEEKVTCIELNKAFQDAEGKLDKKLTMDGLHLNAEGYKIWAGILKPYL
- a CDS encoding TIGR03118 family protein translates to MQKITRRLGSSGYPYALLCAVLIFVAGCKKLDELKQLKNFEQVNLVGNNQEYNPAHVDPTLINGWGIAFSATGTPWVNSQGGHVSEVYDREGVIVRPPVNIPSPGGPTGGNPTGIVFNGGADFVLSNGQAARFIFVGVDGILSAWNGAAGNNALLIKNDAATAAYTGLTNALMDGNNYLYAADFRANKIVVWDKNFAVVNMPFKDPGIPSGYAPFNIQAVGEWLYVTYAKVGPQGRSAAGRGLGFVSIFKTNGTLVKRFASRGALNAPWGIALASPSFFDDMDDAEDQKMKGATEGRSAILVGNFGDGYINAYTDDGQFIGVLRSNGRPIQIEGLWAITFPPSTSTIDPNRLYFAAGPDEEMGGLFGYIKKQ
- a CDS encoding Gfo/Idh/MocA family protein is translated as MKKRSISRRQFIDTTAKASLAFTIVPRHVLGGPGYIAPSDKLNLAYIGCGTQGLREMCELITNPAIQIISVCDPNKMSTNYIDWSPNGIRDDIRKVLGDANWGASYQGIPGGRDIGKELVDRYYSKQQNNSNKSCTSYADFRELLEKEKDIDVVKIMTPDHLHGYISIAAMKKGKQVVIHKPLSNRLYEAKLVIDTARQTGVSTHLLAWSKKPGTELVKQWIAEGHIGQLKEIHNWSNRPVWPQWTSNPTDTPPVPEGFDWPLWLGPVPDRPYHPNYTHNVFRGWYDFGAGSIADMGHYSLWPLFLTLGINAAPFSAEAYGTTTSTIDNQVCHGVQNDVAFPYSSIVRFKFPRQESLPPFELFWYDGGMRPHTPDALGNASLEREGMLFVGDKGTIVAGFRCENPRLLPDSKMEAVMKGQPVKKEVQESGDPYWIEAFKNKVQSPGSFLYAGTVTETILLGGVALRAKKRLLYDSAAMKITNEEAANKYFYREYRKGWEL
- a CDS encoding DUF6958 family protein → MKEKIQLLHPQGRKLASIDKEKYDVIRKAILQALKKGPLQHKALQEAVEADFKKNKTSFEGSVGWYVECVKLDLEATKVIDRINEKPLHQWVLKALR